The Rickettsiales bacterium genome segment TACTCGTTGTTGATGATGTCCCTGCCAATGTAAAGTTGCTCGAAGTCAAACTGATGGCTGAGTATTATGACGTGATCACGGCCGAAGATGGCTTTAAAGCGATTGAACAAGCAAAAGAGCAAAAACCCGATTTAATCCTCCTCGATGTGATGATGCCGGGTATGGACGGCTTTGAATGCTGCCAAAAACTGAAAGCAGATAGTGAAACTTCTCATATTCCCGTCGTGATGGTCACGGCGCTGAACGAAGTTCATGATCGCGTCAAAGGGCTGGAATCCGGCGCGGATGACTTCCTGACAAAGCCGATCAATGATGTCGCACTGATGGCGCGTTTAAAGTCTCTCGTGCGGACTAAAATGTTGGTGGATGAATTACGTTTACGTGATCAAACAGGCACACAGATGGGAGTTAAGAATCCTAGTGATGCCTTGCTTTCCGATGTAACTGGCGCGCGCGTGTTATTGATTGATGATGATTTGGCGCAAATCAAGCGTATCCGTGAAAACCTATCGACTGATTACGACGTCGATAGCGTCAATGAACCTGAACATTCGCATAATGTAGCGCTGGGTGGGAATTTCGATGTGATCGTGATTTCAACGATGTTGGAAGAGGTGGATGGTTTGCGTTTGGCGACGCAATTTAAGAGCCAAGAGGCATTGCGTCACGTTCCAATCGTGATTTTGGTGGATGAATTTGAACAGCATATCGTGCTTAAAGGGCTTGATATGGGGGTGAATGATTATCTGGTTGTACCGGCTGATCCAAGTGAATTACGCGCCCGTATTCGTACACAAGTGCGCCGCAAGCGCTACCAAGAGGCGCTAAAATCGAATTATCAGGAAAGTATTTCCATGGCGATTACGGATGGTCTAACTGGCCTACATAATCGTAACTATTTGGATGCCCACTTGGAAAATATGGTGCGCAGTTCATTGGCTAGCTATAAGCCATTATCCTTGATGATTATGGATATGGATCATTTTAAGCTCGTGAATGATGATTATGGTCACGATTGTGGAGATCAGGTTTTACAACAACTTGCTAAGTTGATTAGTGCTGAAGTGCGTACTTCAGATTTAGCCGCTCGTTTCGGCGGAGAAGAGTTTGTGATTCTTATGCCGGGCGCTAAATTACAAGATGCTATCGAGGCTGCGGAGCGTACCAGAGCAGGTATTGAGCGAACGCCTTTTACCATCACACATGAGGTTGGGCAGATCAATAAAACAGCGAGTATTGGCGTGAGTACCCTCAATCCGATGGGAGATACGGGGGCAGAATTGCTGAAACGCGCGGATACTGCGCTTTACCAAGCCAAAGAGCAGGGGCGCAATAAAGTGTTCGTTACGCCAAATGAATAATTGCTAACTTATTGATTTGTATCAATAGTGAATTTCCAAATTCACACAACCTTAACATTTCTTTGCACTCTTTTTCGGTAGAATAAGAGTGGGGCATTACGCCTCATGGAGAAACAATGGTTTATAGTGCTCAACATGCAGTAGACGAAGCGGCTTATCAGTTAAGCCGTGGAAAGCGCTATGCTGGTGGTATGGCCGCTCGCTTAATGCTGCGCTTGATGACTGCAGCCGGAGCTGCTACGGCTGGGATGTCGGGTGGTGCGGGAGTGTTCTACGCAAGTGGCTTGCTGGGTGTGGGGACCGGGATCGGTCTTCAGGCCTATCTGAACCAAAAAGATTATGAGCACAATAAGGAGCAGCTTGCCGGAATGTATCGCAAGGAGCTCTCCGCTGTGTTCCAAAAAGACGGTCATTCAGTAAGCGTTGATGATTTAGAAAATTTGGCAACTCAAAACCCAAGTATCAAGGAACAGCTAGATAGGGAAAAAACAAAACGCAATGTCAGTACGGGTATTTGGCTAGCTGCTGGTGTGTTTGGTTTTGCTGCTGCGGCGATGGTGATAGCGTCAGTGGCTGCACCTGTGGGAGCGGCCGTTGTCGCGGTTGGTGCTGGAACCAAAATAGCAGCCGCTATCACTGGGCTAGTTTCGTTTCAAATTGCTCGTCCAATAGTCAAAATTGCTGCCGAAAAGCACTATAAGATTGATACACCAACAACGGTTGAACTGGTTAAATCTCTCGAATGGCAGCGCACTAAGGGTAAGCAGCTAACCCACGCCCAGGTGCTTGAAGCTTATATTGCGGCCAACCCTCAAATGGGGGATCTGATTCAGCAGAACTTTGGTGCACCACTTGCACAGTTAAGCCCGGTGGATCAACAGCGCGTAGCACTGCAATTTGGTGAGCGTATCAAGCTAGATGAGATTACTACGGCGATTAACGAAGACCGCATGAATGCGCGTGAACTGGTGTTTGCGGTACACGGAAAACGTTCAGGCGCCTATGCGGATGTCAGTTATAAGCAGCAATGGGATGATGGCGTGGCTCAGGTGAAGGAGAAAGCCAGAACCGTTCAAAATAATATGAAAAGAAGCGGAACGAGAGCGCTGAATAACGTGACGCAAACAGGGACTAAAGCCCTCAATAGTGTGAAGCAGTTTGTTGGCTCTGGCCAAACAGATAATGTTCCCGAAGCGGCAGAAGTAGAATCTACCGCGTGGAGAGATTATGAAAGTGCTCGCAAAGCCGGGCGCGATGGGCCCAAGCAACCGGGAATGTAGTTAAACACGCACCTTTACGTAGCTTCCAGGTGCATCCTCAAGAGATTCTTTAATTTGCCGCGCTGGAATGCTCTCATCACTTTGCGAGCGTAACCAATCGGCCCAATCGTCCCACCATGAACCTTCATGCTGCACGCTCTTTTCGAGCCACTCACTTGCTTCAGCAGGTAGGCTATCAGCACTACGCCATCCATATTTCTTTTTATAAGGTGGATTGACGACGCCGCCAATATGGCCGGAACCTGAAAGTATAAAGCGTGTCTCGCCTTTATAGAGCTGTGTGCTGGCATAGGTTGCGCGCCACGGCGCGATATGGTCATCCTGTGCGGAAATCATGTAGCTTGGCGTTTTGATACA includes the following:
- a CDS encoding PleD family two-component system response regulator is translated as MSAKILVVDDVPANVKLLEVKLMAEYYDVITAEDGFKAIEQAKEQKPDLILLDVMMPGMDGFECCQKLKADSETSHIPVVMVTALNEVHDRVKGLESGADDFLTKPINDVALMARLKSLVRTKMLVDELRLRDQTGTQMGVKNPSDALLSDVTGARVLLIDDDLAQIKRIRENLSTDYDVDSVNEPEHSHNVALGGNFDVIVISTMLEEVDGLRLATQFKSQEALRHVPIVILVDEFEQHIVLKGLDMGVNDYLVVPADPSELRARIRTQVRRKRYQEALKSNYQESISMAITDGLTGLHNRNYLDAHLENMVRSSLASYKPLSLMIMDMDHFKLVNDDYGHDCGDQVLQQLAKLISAEVRTSDLAARFGGEEFVILMPGAKLQDAIEAAERTRAGIERTPFTITHEVGQINKTASIGVSTLNPMGDTGAELLKRADTALYQAKEQGRNKVFVTPNE